A segment of the Eptesicus fuscus isolate TK198812 chromosome 9, DD_ASM_mEF_20220401, whole genome shotgun sequence genome:
CGGGGTGGGCTCGGCGCCGCGCAGCATggacgccgccgccgcctgctgctgctgccacctgctggcgaACGCGTCCCAGAACCCGAGCCCCCGCGGctccgcctccgccgccgccgcctccgccgcctgCGAGGAGGGCTGCGCCGCCAGCGGGCTGCGGGAGACCGGCGGGATCAGAGGGTCAGAGGCGGGGCTAGAGGTCCGGCCGCGGACGAAGAAGAGGCGGGGTCAGGGGCCAGTAACCGAGCCCGGGGAGCCCGGGGTACTGGAGGGGCCCGGAAGACGGGGGGCAGGTCAGGATGTTGGAGGCAAGGGGAGGCTCAGACGTGCCGCGaaggggggctgggtgggacaggGTCTAGGGATTAGGAAAGTGACTTGGGGCGAGGCCAGAGTAGGAAAGCCAGAGAGAGGCGCCAGGTCTGGGAAGATGGGGACGGTGCCCTGAGAAAGGGGCAGGGCTAACGATTCGAGCGAGTGGCTTGGGACCGGGAAGGGCGAGATCCCGGAAAGGAACGGGTTCAGGAAGCCGTGGTCAGAAAGCCAAGGTGGGCCCTGGGGAACGAGGCGGGGTGGGGACTGGGGTCAGGTTCTGGGATGGGAgtaaaggggtgggggcaggaaaatGAGGGAACACGGGAGAAGGACGGGTGGAGAGACcccaagggaaggagaaaggtctAAATCAGAGGCTCAGGGGAGGGGGGACTTTGGAGGTAGCCGGGAAATGTGGGGGGAGAGCAATCAAGGAGCTGGGATGCGGCTTGAGGTGGGATCTCAGGTCTGAGGGGAGCCCCTACAAGAGCTGGGAAGTAGAGGCGATACGTGTGGGGACAAGAGATGGGAGGGTCAGGGGACGTAGGGGAGAAAGGAATATGGGAGTGTCGAAGAGAGCGGGGAGTGTGactgggctggaggaaggggcagagatgcAGGGTGTGCCAGAGATAGAGCTAGGAGGAAGACCGAGGCCCTGGGTCCTGCCCCCTAGCCCTCCAGCATCCAAGACCTACAAGACGGGTTGGTAAACTAGTGTGCCTCAGATCCTTTCAGCTTGCTGAAATCGAgatcccaggcctcagcccacacctgctgaatcagaatcttTGAAGAGTCTGGGAATTTGTGTTTGTCACAAGTACCCTAGGAGGATGAGTTTAGACCAGTATTTGGGAATCATTGATCTGGATCACCCTCTGTTCCAAACACCCAAAGGTTCTCTGCTCAGTTCCCTGAATCTAGGGAGATGACCCCTCCCACGTGGATGGAGAGAGAGCGCCCATAATACCTTCTAGCACCTCAATCCCCACATTTGGTAAATTCCTCCTGTAAGCTAACCTAATCTCCCAGAGATGCTGATTTGGCCTCTTTCCTGctaagagaaacagaaagaggggGGCTGCCCCTTCCCAACCCTCCGTGGTCAGAAAGACAAACTGACCATATGGAAAGGCCGTGGAGAAGGCGACCCCAGGCCCATCCCagaacctcccccgccccctcacacacacacatactggtCAGCACAGGGCTCCGGTGGCAGCAGCTTATCCTCATCTTCTTTGTTAAACAGAGATGACATTGTCAGCCAACCTTTCACTCCGACCCCCTGAacctgggagggagggcctgggagtCATTGAGGGGCCACAGCACCCCCTCCCAGGACTCCAGGGCTGGGTTGGAAGAAGGGAGAACTCACCCGGCGGGCCAGCTGTGACATGGGATTGAAGGCCTCTGAGGTCGGTTCTGCTGTCTCAGACTCCACTAAAGCTGGGTTCTCCCTCTGGGACACAAGACCCCCCACCGGCATGAGAGAGGTCCCAAAGGCATAGGaactccctcccccactgctaGCCTGGTACACATAGACCAGGCACCCCAAATTCCACAGAACTAGACATACACCTAGTCTCCTCACGCCCTTCACAGATGCATAAAAGTATTCCTCTAAACAAAGCTACCAGTCACATACATTACCTGTATAGAAAAATTCCTCCAGAAACACATATGTGCCCACCTACAGACATGTCCATATATACCCAAAAACATGTGGACATGGGCATGCACACTGATGTAGACACACCTGTGCATGAGCATGCCTCCACATGGCTATAACTCTTCACCTCTACGTGGCTATGTGCACTGTGAGGCACTCAtaccaggacacacacacaattataccATGCACATTTGTGCACCTATACAACTGCAGACAGCTGCATAGAGGCCCACCCACAGCACGCAaaccttcccacccatccacagACACCAACATACAgatgtacacacaaacacacacaacgaACAAACAGAACGCCTGCCAAACCTGCACAGAGCCATGCAGGCATAGACTTCTGCCCAGATGCACACACCTGAAAATACCTATACCTAGTTCACACCTGCACATACACCTTCACCGGGGACACCACACAGACACCAGTCCTAACCCTGACCCACAAATACTTCTACACATGCCCAGCCCTGTCTGGACATACACtaattcacatacacacacaccacagaacgtgtccctgcccctgccacatCTATTTGTGCAATTGCTACTTATCACAGCCTCTAGATGTAAGACTGTTTCAGAGccttttcagtttttttcaaCGTCAGGATAAACATGTCCAAGTGTGGCTCTGATCTGATGCTGTCAGTGACCCACAAAATAAAAGAGTCACTGTTCATACCTCCGGTACCAGGAGTCTCCACTTCTCCTCAAGGCAAGCCATCCCACTTCTGTTCAGCTCTGCCGAGTCCTAAGTAAGCTGAGTGTACCTGTGTGGCCACTGCCCACTGGACCTAGAAGGATCTTCTCCCTCTGGCACTCCTGGAGATCTCTGGATATAGTGACCGCTCCCCCAATGTCCCCCAAGTCTTTTCTTCTTGAACGTCCTGGCTTTCTGACACTGTACCGTGCCATCTGTCATCCTTGAGTGGGCTGATTACTTCTGCATAAATGTATCccaccctctctttctctctgagcctGCCCCTTGCCCTTCTTTGTACCTTTCACTCCTGcttcccctctgcccctgccccacccagcaaGC
Coding sequences within it:
- the C9H1orf232 gene encoding uncharacterized protein C1orf232 homolog, producing MNQAFWKTYKSKVLQTLGGESEEDLAEERENPALVESETAEPTSEAFNPMSQLARRVQGVGVKGWLTMSSLFNKEDEDKLLPPEPCADHPLAAQPSSQAAEAAAAEAEPRGLGFWDAFASRWQQQQAAAASMLRGAEPTPERDPEAGEEATEEAAEQPEPRETDAAADFKWSFLTHKLAEMRVKAAPKGD